The Paraburkholderia hospita region CACTCGCGAGCACGCGTCTGCGGAGATTAATAAATTTTCAGGCGGATTCAAACCCGGGTGATCGTTCTCGTCAAACGCCGTTGACCATCACTGGCTGGCCGTTGTCTGCATCGAGTGACGGACGCGTGTCATGCGTCAGATGCAGAAGCACGGCAAGCCGTCTGATATCGGGCGCGCCCGATTGCAGGTCGACGCGCTTCGACACGTCGGCCAGCAGCGATGCCGCCCGCGCCGTCTCGCCGCGTTCGAGCAGATGGTCCGCGAAGTTCAGCACGGCGCGCAGTTCGAGCATCGGCGCATGCTGCTCTCTGGCCGTCTGCATCGCGTCGAGCAGGTGGCGGCGTGCTTCCGTTTCGAACTCGTCGGCCATCGACGCGCGCCCGTTCGACTGGATCACGCGCGATTGCTCCAGCGTCGTCACGCCCATCACGCGCTGCAGTTCAGCGATGAAGAAATGCTCGCCATGCGCGTTGCAGAACTCGAGCGCCTCCTCGAGCTTGAGGCGCGCTTCGGCGATGCGCCCCGTTCTCGCCATCGCTTCCGCGCAAATGGCGATCACGGGCGTCAGCACTCGCCGGAAGCCGCACGACAACAACCGTTGCAGCGCGGGTTCGAGCTTTGCCAGGCCGGCGTGCGGGTGTCCCTGCAGAATGTCGAGGTGTCCCGCGTGGCACTCGCCGTACGCCTGCCATATCTCGAAGCGATTCAACGCGACCTGCGATCGCAGCACTGCGAGATAGCGCGCTGCCATTTCGAGCTCGCCGCATTGCAGCGCCAACGGCACGGCAGCGACGGCGAGCACGTGACTCAGCGAAGGCTCCAGCATGTCAGGCCGGATCGAATTGACGACGTTCTCGACCAGTTGCATCGCCCGCTCGGGATGCCCCTGCATCCACACGATCCGCGCAAGCGTGCCGTTGCCGAACGTGAACGGATCGACGGCAACGCCAAGGCTGCCGGGCGCGATCGGCCCGAGTTCGGTCAGCGCGGCGATCGCCCGCTCCAGCCGCACGCGCGCCTGTTCGTGCTCACCAAAGCAATGCAGCGACACGGCGATCATCTCTGCCGCGAGAATCTGCTGCCATGGCGTGCCGCAGCGTTCGGCAAAGGCCTGAAAGCGCGTCGCGAAGCGGAACGACGCGTGAATGTCGGACGATGCGAGCATCGAGTTCCATGCGCCCCACAGCGCGCGCGCCTCGAACGCATCGTCGCGTGCCTGGCGCGCGAGCACCAGCACGCGCTTCCACAAGGGGCCCGCCTCGCGCACCGCGCCGCCCGTGTGCAGCAGCGTCGACGCATACGCGGAACACAGGCGCATTTCACACAGCGTATCGACGGAACCGGGCGGCAGTGCATCGAGCGCGGCCAGCGCGCGGCCCGAACGTTCATAGCATTCGTGCAGCAGCGGACCTTGCAGCAGCGTCCCCACCAGCGAGCCCGCCAGCGCGACGCCGAGCGCGGGATTGCCGCCCGGCGAGAAAGCCCATTCGAACGCGGCGCGCGCGTCGTCGAGCGCAAGACGCGGCTCGGTGTTAGCGAGGCCCTGCGCAGCACCGCTGACCGACACCTTGCCGTGCTCGATCCGCTCCTGCAGATAGTGCATGTGACGGGTCGCGATGCGCTGCAGCTCGCCCTCATCGCGCAGCTTCTCCATCGCGTACGCACGCGTCGATTCCGTCAGCCGGTATTGCGCAATGGCGCCGCGGAACTCGACGCTCAACAGCGACTTGGCGGTCAGTTCGCTCAGGCTCGAAATGACGGAGGCGATCGGCATGTCCGGCTCGGTCGCGACCGTGCAGACGGCGTCGAATGTGAAGGCGCCGGCGAAGAAACCGAGCCGCCTGAACAACATACGCGAAGTCGTGTCGAGCAGCGCGTAGCTCCAGTCGAAGGTCGCGCGCAAGGTCTGATGGCGCGGCAGCGCGGAACGCAGCCCGCCCGTCAGCAGGTTCAGGCGGTCGTCCAGACGCGAGGCCACGCCTTCTACGCCCAGCGTCGCCACGCGCGCGGCAGCCAGTTCAATGGCAAGCGGCAAACCTTCCAGCCGCCGGCAGATTTCGCCGACCAGACGGATCGCGTTTTCATCGGCGCCGCATTCGGGCGCAACCGATTTCGCGCGGTTCAGGAACAGTTCGACGGCCGAATGCGCGAGGATCGCATCGGTGGATGCACCGCTCGCGGGCACTGTCAGCGGTTCGACGCGAAACACGGACTCGGCCCAGATATGCAGCGGCTCGCGGCTCGTCACGAGCACACGCAGCGCCGGATTGCGCGCGGCCAGCGCTTCGACGAGACTCGCGACCACGTCGATCACGTGCTCGGCGTTGTCGAGCACGAGCACACACGGCGCGGCGGCGATCACGTCGGCGAGACTTTCCTGCGTCAGGTATTCATCGGATGCATCAATCCGCAATGCGCCCGCCAGCGCCTTGAGCACGGTGTCGCGCGTCGAGGCTTTGGCCAGTTCGACGAAGCACACCGGCTCGTTGACATGGTCGCCCACGGGTTCGCGCATGGCCCGCGCGACATGGACGGCCAGACAGGTCTTGCCGATGCCGCCCGCACCGACCAGCGTGACGACGGACGCATGGCCAAGCCGCTCGACGATCTGCGCGACCTCGCCCTGACGCCCAACCAGCGTCGTGGCGCAAGCAGGCAGCCCGCCGCCGTTCGCGAGCGGCCCGCCCTGCCGTTCCGGCGCACGCGCGTGGCGGTTCTCCGAAACGAGCAGATAGCCGCGCCCCGGCACAGTCTTGATGAGTTCGCGGTCCGCGCCGAACAGCTTGCGCAACGCGGCGATATGCACCTGCAGCCGGTTCTCCTCGACGATCGAGCCGGGCCACACGGCATCCATGATGGCGTCCTTCGACACGATGCCGCCGTCCGCGCGATACAGCACCTCGAGAATGTCAAAGGCACGTGCGCCGATCCGCACCGAGCGGCCGTGCTGACGAATCTCTCGCTGTTCGAAGTTGACGAGCAATGTGCCAATCTGAATCATGGCCGCCTCCAGGAAACGCTGTGCGCGGGTTCGATTGAACGATGGGGTGCACCTGGTTGAAGGTCGAAGATCGGGTGCGTCAAGTTTTCGCTATGTGCGTGGGTATTGCGTAGTTATCGCGTGGTTGTCGGCTTGCGCGCATCGCGCCGCGACGTTGCTCAAAGATTGGGCTGTGTCGATCACGCAAAGGACTGGCTGAAAGAGGATATAGGTCCGAATTGTAAACAGGCTGTAACGGCGTGTCTTGAATAATAGTGATCTAATATGAATTTGTGCGGTCTTTTTTACCGTTATGAGGATCACATCACATCCTGGTGCATAGGCAGCAAGTCAAGGCCCGAACGGCGGCAAATTCCGCCAGAATACGGCCCCTCCTGAATCAAATGAATCAACCTGCGATAAAACATAAACGCGGCCAGCCTGTTTTGAATATTTATCGCCAGTCGCTTCCGTGTAAACTGGCCGGATTATGTTTCGCGCGCAATGCATGAATTGAGGACGTTGCTCATGTCGACTTACGCACATCCCGCAGCGGCCGCGCCACCCAAGCCAAAGGACGCGCTCGGACGCGTGTCGAGCAAATTACGCAAGGACATTGAATTAGATATTGGCGACATCCGTTTCTATCGCAAGTGCATGGACGAAGCGCATCTGGATCGCGTCGCCATGCCGGCATGCGACCGGGGCTTTCTGGTCGGCATATCGCTGAACAGCGGGCATCGGCGGAATATTTTTAACGGCGAGCGACTCATCGCGAAACGGTTTGAAGCGGATTCGATTTATATCCGCGATTTCTCAGAAGATTATCGCGCTGATCTATATGGGAATTTCGACTTCGTGCTGGTCGAATTATCGCGTGCATTCTTCACACGACTCAGCGACGAATTCGGCGGCCCCGGCATCGACGGGCTGACCTGCGCGGTCGAACAGAAAGACCCCGTGCTCGGTCATCTCGCGCGTGCGCTGGACAGCAATCTCGCCCACTACGGCGCCATCGATTCGCTGTTCGCCGAGCAGATGGGCGTGATCGTCGGCACGCACCTCGCGCAGCGCTACGGCAATCTGCGCGATCGCCGGCCGCGTGCGAAAGGCGCGCTGTCTCACGTGCATGAAGCGCGTGCCAAAGAATTACTGATCGAGCGGTCGCGGCAAGGCGCGTCCATCGCCGATGTCGCCAGCGAATGCAACCTGTCGCGCGGCTATTTCATCCGGGCGTTTTCCCGCGCCACCGGGCGCACGCCGCATCAATGGCTGCTCGAACAACGCATCGGCGAAGCGCGGCAACTGATCGAAGCCACCGAGCTGACGCTGACGGAAATCGCGAGCTTCTGCGGCTTCGCGGACCAGAGCCATCTGAACCGCCTGTTCCTGAAGGCGACGGGCACGTCGCCGGGCGCCTGGCGGCGCGCAGCCGGGCGTTAGATCGCCCCGCCCTTAAGGCACTCAAGACGGCACCCGCTTGCCGGGCAGCAACGTGACGGTGCATGTCATACCCGCCGCGAGGTGCATGCCCGCCGGCACGCTGTCGAGATGCACGCGCACGGGCACCCGCTGCGCAAGCCGCACCCATGTGAAGATCGGGTTCACATTGGCCAGCAGGTCGTTGCCGCTGGTCGGATTGTCGCGGTCGGCGATGCCGCTCGACAGGCTGTCCACGTGCCCCTGAATGTCGACGCCGCCCGACAGCAAGCGCACCACGGCGCGGTCGCCGACATGCACGCGCGGAATCTTGGTTTCCTCGAAATAGCCGTAGACCCAGAACGAGTGCGCGTCGATCAGCGCCATTCTTGCCGCGCCCGCCGTCGCGTAGTCGCCCGGCCACAGGTTCAGGTTGGTGATGTAGCCGTCGGCGGGCGCTCTCACCACGCTGCGCGTCAGATTGAGCTGCGCCGTCTGCTGCTCGACGACGGCGGCTTTATATAGCGCCTCGGCCGCGCTATAGGCGGCGATATCGGCGCGGTAGGCGGCATCCGACTGGTTCGCAGCCGACGCAGCATCTTCGCGGGTTTCGTCGGAGATCACGTCGCCCGCGAGGTTCGCGCGGCGCGCCGCCTGCTCGCGCTTCATCTGGTCGCGCGACGCGCCTTCCGACATCTGCGCCTTCGCACGCGCCATCTCGGCCTGGGCCCGCGCGATGTCGGCATCCGCCTGCGCGACGGCGTAGTTGAAGCGATACGGGTCGAGCACGAACAGCACGTCGCCGCGATGCACGAACTGGTTGTCCTTCACGCGCACTTCGCTGACGAGCCCCGACACGTCAGTCGCCACGTCGATCACGTCGGCGCGCACGCGGCCGTCGCGCGTCCATGGCGAGTACATGTAGTTGACCCACAGCAGCCGCACCAGCACCAGCGCGATCAGCAGGATCGTCACCGTGAAGAGCGCGCGCAGGAAGGATTGCGGTTTGATCGTCATGTTGTTGTGCAAGCGGTTTCAGGTCGACAAGGCGCGTTGTTCATCATTGTTCATGGCCGCGTCATCCACGCACCAGCAGCGAGACGCCGCTGAACATCGCGGCGAACAGCGCCACCCGGAACAGCCCCGGATGCCATGCATACCGATAGACGCCAAGCCGCGCGAACAGCAGATCGAGCATCACGAACACAACGACGCAACCGATCAGCACAGGCAGCAGATACGGCACGAGGAACGAACAGAATTCAATCTCAGCGGGCATTGTCAGGCTCCATGGCAGCGCGGTCGGCTGCCGTCGCGGCGAAACCGCCGCCCAGTTCTTTCATCAGCAGCGCCCACGCGTCGAGCCGTTTGGCCTCGACGTCGGCGAGCCGCTCTTCCTGCTCCTGCTGCGCGTTCTGCGCCGCGAGCACATTCAGAAACTCCGTGATGCCGTTGCGATAGCCCGACTCCGCGAGCCGGTAGGCGTCGCGCGCCGCATCGAGCGTAGTGTGCGTCGACGCCTGTTGCTCATCCAGCGCGTGCAGCGACGTGACCTGCGCCGCGACGCCGCGCATCGCATCGACGATGGCCGCGTTGTACGCATCGACGGCGGCGTCGCGGTCCGACACGGCCACGCCGTACTCGCCGCGCAGACGGCCGCCATCGAAGATCGGCAGCGAAATGGCCGCGCCGAGGCTATGGCCCGCGCCGTTGCTGCTCAACAGGTTGAAGAATCCGCCGAAGGTCGCCGCCGATCCCAGAGACGCTGTAGCGAGCAGATTGATGTTCGGATAGAACGCGGCATGCGCGGCCGCCATGCCTTTCTCCGTTGCAAGCACGCGCCAGCGCTGCGCGACGATGTCGGGCCGATGGCCGATCAGATCGACGGGCAGCGACGCGGGCAACGCGATCGGCACATTCAGCGCGAGCGCCGGGCGTTTCAGCGTATCGCCGTAGCCGGCGCCCTTGCCCGCGAGCGCAGCGATATCGATGCGGCTCAACGCGAGCTGCTGCTGCGTTTCCTGAACCTTCGTCACGCTCATGGCCGCTTGCGTCGTGGCCTGCGACACGTCGAGACGGCTGCCGATGCCCGCTTCGAGGCGGGCCTTCGCGATATCGAGCGTGTGCTGTTCCTCCTGCTGCACGGCCTGGTCAGCGTCGAGCAACGCGTATTGCAGCGCGAGCTGCACGTAGGCGCGCACGACGGCAGTCTGCAGTTCGACCACGGCGAAGCGGTCGTCGGCGACCGAGGCCTGCACGGCATCGAGCGCGCCTTCGCGGATCGCGCGGTTCTTGCCCCACAGATCAAGGTCGTACGAAAGACCCGCCATTGCGCTGTTGTTCCAGACGGTCGTGCCGCCCGGCGGCGCGGGCGTCGTATAACGCGCGAAGCGCTGGCGCTCGAAGTTGCCCGATGCGTCGACTTGCGGCAGTTCGGCCGCGCCTGCGATTTGTGCCTGAAATCGGGCATTGTCGATGCGCGCCTGCGCTTCCTTCAGGCCCGGATTGCCCGCCGTCGCGTCCTTGACGATCGTATCGAGCTGCGGATCGTTCCATTGGCTCCACCAGTTGTCGGTGGGCCAGGCGGCGTCCTGGCGCGTCGTGCGGATCGCGTTGCCGGGATCGAGCGAGGCCGGATTCAACTCGGTTTCGTGCGGACGAATGCCGCCGGCATTGATGCACGAGCAAAGCAGCACACACAACGCCGCCGTCGAGAGCGCGCGGCACGCACGGTTCAGGAAGGAGACGCGCTGCTTCATGCCGACGCTCCGTTCGCAGCCGCCGACGTCTGCCACAACGGCAGCGTGTCGTCCTTCAACATCAGTTCCGTGAAATGCATGAGCCGGCGCATCCGCTTCGCGATCAGCGCATCGGCTGTTGTGTCGTCGAGATCGACGTGCGGCAGCGCGCGTTTGGCCTGCTGCGTCGCGCTCATCGCGCGGTCTCGCGCCTCTTGGGTCGCGGCGGAAAACACATCGGCCATCGCGTCGAGCCACTCGTGTTGAAGCGTGCGCCAGTCGTTCGGCAAACGTGCGGCCATACGCGCCGTGTCCTGGCGAATTTCGATCATCGCGCGCCCGACTTCCAGCGCCGCGAACGCCGACGCGACGAGACGCGTCTGGTCCACGCGCTCCCCGGCAGGCGCCGACGCGATGCGCATGATGAAGCCGCGCATGCCCGACTCGAAACGATGCGAGAGTTCTTCCAGGTCGTCGTCGCGCGCGGACTTCGTGACGAGCGAACGGATCTGCTTCAGGTACTGCCGCGAAATCCAGTCGCCCGCCAGCGGTACGATGGTCGAGAACGCGACGGCGGCTGCGGCGATGCCGAGTGACAGACCGAAGGCCGTATCGAGTAACTGGGCGGGATGGTACGTAACGGGGTTCGAGATGTTGACCGTGTAGCAGAAGAACACGCCAAAGCCGAGACCAAGCGTCGCGGTTTTCGGAAACGTATTCAGGTAACTGCTCACGACGATCGGGAACGCCATGCACGCCGCGAGCAACGCAAAACTGTCGAATAACGGAAACACAAAGAACGCGATGAAGAAGCCGGCGATCGCACCCGCAACGCAGCCGCAAAACATCTGCCAGCTCGCGACAACGGGATCGGGCGCGAGCGTGAACAGCGCGCTGACGATCGCGACGGAAACCAGCGCGCTCGATCCGCCGACCCAGCCTGACGCCAGCCACATCGCGCCCACCGACAGCACCGCCGCCGCCGCGCGCATGCCGTTGAGGATGGCCGCCGCGCGATTGGACGTGGCGCGCGTGCTGTCGATATGCGTAATCAGACGCAGCACCGATTGCTGCCAGGGCCGCTGATCGGCACGGCGCGCTTCCGCGAAACTGCGGCACAGTTCGCGCAGATTGCCGACGAAGCCGTGCAGCGCCGCGCCCGTCATTTCGATGAAGACGCGCTGGCACGCGGGTTCGTCTTCCAGTTCTTTTAGCGTGGCGTCGACGCGTACTTTCATCGAGCGCTCGAACTCCGCAAGCGGACCCGACAGCGCATCGACCTGCAACTCCGGCGATGCGCCCGGCGCAATGCACGTCGGCACGATAGCGAGAAGCGATCCGATCAGTTCATTGGCCGCGCGCATCGCGTGCGAGTTGGCTTCAAAGGATGCCTGCGCGATCACCTGATGCAGTGCGTGCACCGACGCGAGCGTATCCACAAAGCTCGTATCGAGCTTGATGAACGCATGATTCTGCAGCCGGATTGACGGGTCTTCGAACACGGCGCCGACGCGCAGGCTTTGCACGTTCGCGCGCTCGCGCAGCAGATCGAGCATCGTGCCAAAGCCGTCCTTCGGCAGCGCCACGCCGAGCAGCGTATGAATGGCCGCGAACAGATGACCGAGATTGTTCTTGCTCGCCGCATACAGATCGGGCGCGACGCGGCGCGGCAGAATCAGCGCGCTGACGAGGCTCGCGCATGCCACGCCGATCACCACCTCGCTGATCGTATAGACGAGGTTGTCGAACACGCCATAAGGATTCGACAACGTGGGCAGCGAAGTGATCGCGGTCGCGTAGCCCGTCAGCAGAAAACCGTATGACTGAAAGTTGCGGAAGTACGACGAGCCGAACACGCACAACCCGATCCACGCAGCCAGCACGAGCAGAAAGAGCCACGACGCCTGCGAGAACAGCGACACCAGCACGAGCCCCGCGAGACTGCCGCACACCATGCCGAGACCACGATAAAAGCCGCGTGCGATCACCATGCCGCTTTGCTGGAACATCATCACGACGATGCACGACACCATCGCCGTCCCAGGCCCGCGCAGTTCGAGACGCATGCACAAGCCCATCGCGAGCGTCGCGGCGATCGCGACCTTGGCGACATGCCTGAAGCGCGGATAATCGTCGCTCCAGTATTGCCTGAGTTCGTCACGCCATCGCGGCCATGCCGCGATGCCTGCATCGAAGTTCATAGGGGTGTCCGTGTCTTGCTGGGTCGGCACGCTATCGGCGGCGCTTCGCAAAAAAGCGCGCAATACGCGTACGGTGAAGGCTTTGAGTCTGCGTGAAACGGGGTCGTGTCGATTGCCGAATCGCACGTTCATGCTTGCAGTGGACCAACATTCGGATTCACGTATTGCGCGAATGCGAACGCGCCTTCATGCTATGAGCGATAACGCATTCACACACTCCTCACGACGCCATTCATGAACCTCTCTTTTGAAGTCCTGCAAGCGCTCGATGCAATCGATCGAACCGGCACGTTCGCAGCCGCAGCGGAAGAACTGCACAAGGTGCCGTCGTCGTTGACATATCTGATTCAGAAGCTGGAAGTCGATCTCGGTGTGAAGCTGTTCGAGCGCACAGGCCGCCGCGCGAAGCTCACGCATGCGGGCCGCGTCATCGTCGAAGAAGGCCGGCGTCTGCTCGAAGCCGCGCGCGAACTCGAACAGAAAGCGAAGCGGATCGAGCATGGCTGGGAATCGGAACTGCGCGTCGCCATCGACGAAATCATTCCGTTCGATCTGATCTGGCCTCACGTCACCGACTTCTACAAGCTCAATCTCGGCACCCGGCTGCTGCTGTCGAAAGAAACGCTCGGCGGCACATGGGACGCGCTGATCACGCGGCGCGCGGACCTCGTCGTCGGCGCGGCGGGCGAACCGCCGCCCATCGCGAACCTCGTTGCAAGGCCGATCGGCTCGTTACAGCATGCGTTCGTGATCGCGCCCAGTCATCCCCTCGCGTCGGCTGCCGAGCCGTTGACGATGGATGCCGTCGCGCGTCATCGCGCGGTCGCGATCAGCGACACGTCACGCAAGCTCACGCCGCGCACCATCGCGCTCGCCGCCAATCAGGAAGTGCTGACAGTGCCGACGCTCGAAACCAAGCTTGCCGCGCAGATTCGCGGGCTTGGCGTCGGCACGGTGCCCGAATGTATCGCCGCGGGGCCGTTGAATCGCGGGCAACTGGTGCGCAAGGAAGTGTCGGGGATGCGCTCGGTCACGCACTTCTATCTGGCGTGGCGCGACGACGAAGCCGGCA contains the following coding sequences:
- a CDS encoding DUF1656 domain-containing protein; translated protein: MPAEIEFCSFLVPYLLPVLIGCVVVFVMLDLLFARLGVYRYAWHPGLFRVALFAAMFSGVSLLVRG
- a CDS encoding efflux transporter outer membrane subunit, with the protein product MKQRVSFLNRACRALSTAALCVLLCSCINAGGIRPHETELNPASLDPGNAIRTTRQDAAWPTDNWWSQWNDPQLDTIVKDATAGNPGLKEAQARIDNARFQAQIAGAAELPQVDASGNFERQRFARYTTPAPPGGTTVWNNSAMAGLSYDLDLWGKNRAIREGALDAVQASVADDRFAVVELQTAVVRAYVQLALQYALLDADQAVQQEEQHTLDIAKARLEAGIGSRLDVSQATTQAAMSVTKVQETQQQLALSRIDIAALAGKGAGYGDTLKRPALALNVPIALPASLPVDLIGHRPDIVAQRWRVLATEKGMAAAHAAFYPNINLLATASLGSAATFGGFFNLLSSNGAGHSLGAAISLPIFDGGRLRGEYGVAVSDRDAAVDAYNAAIVDAMRGVAAQVTSLHALDEQQASTHTTLDAARDAYRLAESGYRNGITEFLNVLAAQNAQQEQEERLADVEAKRLDAWALLMKELGGGFAATAADRAAMEPDNAR
- a CDS encoding ATP-binding protein, with translation MIQIGTLLVNFEQREIRQHGRSVRIGARAFDILEVLYRADGGIVSKDAIMDAVWPGSIVEENRLQVHIAALRKLFGADRELIKTVPGRGYLLVSENRHARAPERQGGPLANGGGLPACATTLVGRQGEVAQIVERLGHASVVTLVGAGGIGKTCLAVHVARAMREPVGDHVNEPVCFVELAKASTRDTVLKALAGALRIDASDEYLTQESLADVIAAAPCVLVLDNAEHVIDVVASLVEALAARNPALRVLVTSREPLHIWAESVFRVEPLTVPASGASTDAILAHSAVELFLNRAKSVAPECGADENAIRLVGEICRRLEGLPLAIELAAARVATLGVEGVASRLDDRLNLLTGGLRSALPRHQTLRATFDWSYALLDTTSRMLFRRLGFFAGAFTFDAVCTVATEPDMPIASVISSLSELTAKSLLSVEFRGAIAQYRLTESTRAYAMEKLRDEGELQRIATRHMHYLQERIEHGKVSVSGAAQGLANTEPRLALDDARAAFEWAFSPGGNPALGVALAGSLVGTLLQGPLLHECYERSGRALAALDALPPGSVDTLCEMRLCSAYASTLLHTGGAVREAGPLWKRVLVLARQARDDAFEARALWGAWNSMLASSDIHASFRFATRFQAFAERCGTPWQQILAAEMIAVSLHCFGEHEQARVRLERAIAALTELGPIAPGSLGVAVDPFTFGNGTLARIVWMQGHPERAMQLVENVVNSIRPDMLEPSLSHVLAVAAVPLALQCGELEMAARYLAVLRSQVALNRFEIWQAYGECHAGHLDILQGHPHAGLAKLEPALQRLLSCGFRRVLTPVIAICAEAMARTGRIAEARLKLEEALEFCNAHGEHFFIAELQRVMGVTTLEQSRVIQSNGRASMADEFETEARRHLLDAMQTAREQHAPMLELRAVLNFADHLLERGETARAASLLADVSKRVDLQSGAPDIRRLAVLLHLTHDTRPSLDADNGQPVMVNGV
- a CDS encoding AraC family transcriptional regulator, giving the protein MSTYAHPAAAAPPKPKDALGRVSSKLRKDIELDIGDIRFYRKCMDEAHLDRVAMPACDRGFLVGISLNSGHRRNIFNGERLIAKRFEADSIYIRDFSEDYRADLYGNFDFVLVELSRAFFTRLSDEFGGPGIDGLTCAVEQKDPVLGHLARALDSNLAHYGAIDSLFAEQMGVIVGTHLAQRYGNLRDRRPRAKGALSHVHEARAKELLIERSRQGASIADVASECNLSRGYFIRAFSRATGRTPHQWLLEQRIGEARQLIEATELTLTEIASFCGFADQSHLNRLFLKATGTSPGAWRRAAGR
- a CDS encoding HlyD family efflux transporter periplasmic adaptor subunit, encoding MTIKPQSFLRALFTVTILLIALVLVRLLWVNYMYSPWTRDGRVRADVIDVATDVSGLVSEVRVKDNQFVHRGDVLFVLDPYRFNYAVAQADADIARAQAEMARAKAQMSEGASRDQMKREQAARRANLAGDVISDETREDAASAANQSDAAYRADIAAYSAAEALYKAAVVEQQTAQLNLTRSVVRAPADGYITNLNLWPGDYATAGAARMALIDAHSFWVYGYFEETKIPRVHVGDRAVVRLLSGGVDIQGHVDSLSSGIADRDNPTSGNDLLANVNPIFTWVRLAQRVPVRVHLDSVPAGMHLAAGMTCTVTLLPGKRVPS
- a CDS encoding FUSC family protein, which codes for MNFDAGIAAWPRWRDELRQYWSDDYPRFRHVAKVAIAATLAMGLCMRLELRGPGTAMVSCIVVMMFQQSGMVIARGFYRGLGMVCGSLAGLVLVSLFSQASWLFLLVLAAWIGLCVFGSSYFRNFQSYGFLLTGYATAITSLPTLSNPYGVFDNLVYTISEVVIGVACASLVSALILPRRVAPDLYAASKNNLGHLFAAIHTLLGVALPKDGFGTMLDLLRERANVQSLRVGAVFEDPSIRLQNHAFIKLDTSFVDTLASVHALHQVIAQASFEANSHAMRAANELIGSLLAIVPTCIAPGASPELQVDALSGPLAEFERSMKVRVDATLKELEDEPACQRVFIEMTGAALHGFVGNLRELCRSFAEARRADQRPWQQSVLRLITHIDSTRATSNRAAAILNGMRAAAAVLSVGAMWLASGWVGGSSALVSVAIVSALFTLAPDPVVASWQMFCGCVAGAIAGFFIAFFVFPLFDSFALLAACMAFPIVVSSYLNTFPKTATLGLGFGVFFCYTVNISNPVTYHPAQLLDTAFGLSLGIAAAAVAFSTIVPLAGDWISRQYLKQIRSLVTKSARDDDLEELSHRFESGMRGFIMRIASAPAGERVDQTRLVASAFAALEVGRAMIEIRQDTARMAARLPNDWRTLQHEWLDAMADVFSAATQEARDRAMSATQQAKRALPHVDLDDTTADALIAKRMRRLMHFTELMLKDDTLPLWQTSAAANGASA
- a CDS encoding LysR family transcriptional regulator produces the protein MNLSFEVLQALDAIDRTGTFAAAAEELHKVPSSLTYLIQKLEVDLGVKLFERTGRRAKLTHAGRVIVEEGRRLLEAARELEQKAKRIEHGWESELRVAIDEIIPFDLIWPHVTDFYKLNLGTRLLLSKETLGGTWDALITRRADLVVGAAGEPPPIANLVARPIGSLQHAFVIAPSHPLASAAEPLTMDAVARHRAVAISDTSRKLTPRTIALAANQEVLTVPTLETKLAAQIRGLGVGTVPECIAAGPLNRGQLVRKEVSGMRSVTHFYLAWRDDEAGKALRWWVDQLDRSDLIDDVAQRLVAMS